GTTTTTAACATTTTGCACAAAAAATAAAGGAGAGCCTGAGCTCTCCTTCATCATATCCGCATTAGCGTTAATTACTGGGTAGTACCGTCAGTTTTTTGTTCTTGCGGGGTTCGTTCGCTATCGACTTTGCCGGATTGATCCGGACATTTACCGTCTTTACACATCGAGTTCTTGTGCTGATCGTCCTTGGTCATGCCGTCATTACCCATTTTGCTCGGGTCGTCGTTACCCATGACGGAGTTAGTGCCGCCAGTGGTTGAGCTGTTGCCGGTGCCGTTGGTCACTCCGGTGCTGCTGGAGTTTGTCCCATCAGGGTTCAGCATGGTGCCGCCTGTACCCGTGGTGCCGGTTGTACCGGAT
This DNA window, taken from Leclercia adecarboxylata, encodes the following:
- a CDS encoding protein YbgS, with protein sequence MKMTKLATLFLTASLTMASGAALAADSAAGSGSNNGQANAAADAGAVAPDARQNIAPNNTGNSQINTGSGTTGTTGTGGTMLNPDGTNSSSTGVTNGTGNSSTTGGTNSVMGNDDPSKMGNDGMTKDDQHKNSMCKDGKCPDQSGKVDSERTPQEQKTDGTTQ